The following are from one region of the bacterium genome:
- a CDS encoding SDR family oxidoreductase, with translation MSDQTGKFLENRTVLVTGGGTGIGRAIAIAMAAKGGRVLVTGRRAEYLEETVRMIREDGGEAKSCVADVSIESDAQRVMQFIGTSWSGGLDVLVNNAGIFRRGRIVDTSNEDFDIMFGVNVRGIFIVTKAAIEFLKKSERGTIINISSVAGSRADMDMGIYEATKAAVNTMTRVLAKELADIGVRVNAIAPGPTDTPSLYHGTKDPEEREQTRNAMSSMVPFGRLASPEEVARLAVFLASPEADFISGSITNIDGGMGY, from the coding sequence ATGTCGGATCAAACCGGTAAGTTCTTGGAGAATCGCACCGTACTGGTGACGGGCGGCGGAACGGGGATCGGACGGGCTATTGCCATTGCGATGGCGGCGAAGGGCGGCCGCGTCCTGGTGACAGGGCGGCGGGCGGAGTATCTGGAGGAAACGGTCCGGATGATCCGCGAGGATGGCGGCGAGGCGAAGTCTTGCGTGGCGGACGTGTCGATTGAATCGGATGCGCAACGCGTGATGCAGTTCATCGGCACGTCGTGGAGCGGCGGGCTGGATGTGCTGGTGAACAACGCGGGCATCTTCCGTCGCGGCCGTATCGTCGATACGTCGAACGAAGATTTTGACATTATGTTCGGTGTGAACGTTCGCGGGATTTTCATCGTGACGAAAGCAGCGATCGAGTTTCTGAAGAAGAGCGAACGCGGCACGATCATCAACATTTCGTCCGTTGCCGGTTCGCGTGCCGACATGGATATGGGTATCTATGAAGCGACGAAGGCCGCGGTGAATACAATGACGCGGGTGCTGGCGAAGGAGCTGGCGGATATCGGCGTTCGTGTGAACGCGATCGCGCCGGGTCCGACGGACACGCCGTCGCTCTATCACGGCACCAAGGATCCGGAAGAGCGCGAGCAGACGCGGAACGCGATGTCGTCGATGGTTCCTTTCGGTCGCCTTGCTTCGCCGGAGGAAGTGGCGCGACTGGCGGTGTTCCTGGCATCGCCGGAAGCGGATTTCATCAGCGGCTCGATCACAAACATCGATGGCGGGATGGGTTACTGA
- a CDS encoding glycosyltransferase family 39 protein — protein MSRKKNKNQHPQDSEPEKMEQQEVMDELREEPEAPEETSEPLAEVDADAPEEAEVESELPAQEEPPVQEPPADEPVVAACPVEPRGWWTPWRVALFATLVVMCFFTRFYDLGDKPIMHDESLFVYYTEYQLHREFNYTYLPILHGPAMLHLQNLVFHIFGVSDYTMRIGVGALGFFGFFFIWGMRRWLGEIGTWVALAFYTISPMMMFYQRFYRNDALFLFSTLWIVCSALWWWRTRRPGWAASLILAVVVLFCNKESSVFVYFTGVTFFAMLVVHDLAARLLNGKDPSPNEADTPPAETPRFPPVAVAGLVLIAFVILTLTQVLEGMHFDADVIQAIGHDFPLNKIRSIPMALSWMGQIEDKDGLLARPIFWRFFYIALIVGSFVGMWVVKQIVERRIGHRQFLTTFWSNINKSQFFIYGALLAGLAFYLAMFTTFFKHPDGPFNIYHRTLGYWVGQNEWHRIRGPFHMHGVNLLVYELPAVLTLFAGWMIAVKRIHWSRVTPVGILLAAIAMAGFHALVFHSSGASWNEGGIEQFVLVPYFKNLAMWGGILAIGLIAKPDLGKYLYPLAIIVFVLYSAVYFNSAEWSGYLTHNLNKIEKVEVDGRAGLQKIAGEPVKDAKDSLVSGQKHLDDLLSLTSGMHLFIIAFLVIVGTVLTWHAIDKGEKFHGFLIWWAITAFGAASYAREKVPWVGIHAAIPLIILMGSYAQKIWADKKWRRFAPALLALVAIAFAWNAKAAINLSFRNNWDVREKMVYGHTTDDLKHHCELVTRYQEVASVRTTRIGNGPEWISSYNEKIKEKDVKVLVKGATIWPVRWYLRDVDWTEWVDVNKAIEEKWPFIILDVDMQSKYPKLEQEYDIYRGRSRMFWTPKTLDWDRLDDIWKLWIPGHYLDQSPQAGPAYDAKQEWKKLFGYLLHRRTFERANSPWPDISSVDYVFCVRKDIGAF, from the coding sequence ATGAGCCGGAAGAAGAATAAGAACCAGCATCCTCAGGACTCCGAACCGGAGAAGATGGAGCAGCAGGAAGTTATGGACGAGCTGCGAGAAGAACCGGAAGCGCCGGAAGAGACGAGCGAGCCGCTTGCCGAAGTGGACGCGGATGCGCCCGAGGAGGCGGAGGTGGAATCCGAGCTGCCGGCGCAGGAAGAACCTCCTGTGCAGGAGCCTCCAGCGGACGAGCCTGTCGTGGCGGCGTGTCCGGTGGAACCGCGAGGCTGGTGGACGCCGTGGCGGGTGGCGCTGTTTGCGACGTTGGTCGTGATGTGTTTCTTCACGCGATTCTATGATCTGGGCGACAAGCCCATCATGCACGACGAATCGCTGTTTGTGTATTATACGGAGTATCAGCTTCACCGCGAGTTCAACTACACGTACCTGCCAATCCTGCACGGGCCGGCGATGTTGCACTTGCAGAATCTGGTCTTTCATATTTTCGGCGTCAGCGACTACACGATGCGAATCGGCGTCGGCGCATTGGGATTCTTTGGCTTCTTCTTTATCTGGGGGATGAGGCGTTGGCTCGGTGAAATCGGAACGTGGGTGGCGCTGGCGTTCTATACGATTTCGCCAATGATGATGTTCTATCAACGGTTCTATCGAAACGATGCGCTATTCCTCTTCAGTACGTTGTGGATTGTGTGTTCGGCGCTTTGGTGGTGGCGAACGCGGAGGCCGGGTTGGGCGGCGAGCCTGATCCTGGCGGTTGTGGTGTTGTTCTGTAACAAGGAAAGCAGCGTCTTTGTGTATTTCACGGGCGTGACATTCTTTGCGATGCTGGTGGTGCACGACCTTGCTGCGCGCCTTCTTAATGGCAAGGATCCTTCGCCGAATGAGGCGGACACGCCACCGGCGGAGACTCCTCGTTTCCCACCGGTTGCTGTGGCAGGGTTGGTGCTGATCGCATTTGTGATACTGACGCTGACGCAGGTCCTAGAGGGAATGCACTTCGATGCCGATGTGATTCAGGCAATCGGACATGACTTCCCACTAAACAAGATTCGTTCGATCCCGATGGCGCTGAGTTGGATGGGGCAAATCGAGGACAAGGATGGGCTTCTTGCGAGACCCATATTCTGGCGCTTCTTCTACATCGCCCTGATCGTCGGTTCATTTGTCGGAATGTGGGTTGTGAAACAGATCGTCGAGCGGCGGATTGGGCATCGGCAGTTCCTGACGACGTTCTGGTCGAACATCAACAAGAGCCAGTTCTTCATCTACGGTGCGTTGTTGGCCGGGCTGGCGTTCTACCTGGCGATGTTCACGACGTTCTTCAAGCACCCCGATGGGCCGTTCAACATCTATCATCGGACGCTGGGGTACTGGGTGGGGCAGAATGAATGGCATCGCATCCGTGGGCCGTTCCACATGCATGGTGTGAATTTGTTGGTGTACGAATTGCCGGCGGTGCTGACGCTATTTGCCGGCTGGATGATTGCGGTGAAGCGGATTCACTGGTCGCGTGTGACGCCGGTGGGAATCCTGCTGGCGGCGATTGCGATGGCGGGGTTCCACGCTCTTGTGTTCCACAGCTCAGGGGCGTCGTGGAACGAGGGGGGAATCGAACAATTCGTTCTTGTTCCGTATTTCAAGAATCTTGCGATGTGGGGCGGAATTCTGGCGATTGGGCTGATCGCGAAGCCGGATCTTGGGAAGTACCTGTATCCGCTGGCGATCATCGTGTTTGTTCTGTATTCCGCCGTGTACTTCAATTCTGCGGAGTGGTCCGGGTACCTCACTCATAACCTGAATAAGATCGAGAAGGTCGAAGTCGATGGGCGGGCCGGTTTGCAGAAGATCGCGGGCGAGCCTGTGAAAGACGCGAAGGATTCGCTCGTTTCGGGTCAGAAGCATCTGGACGATCTGCTGAGTCTGACGAGTGGCATGCACTTGTTCATCATCGCGTTCCTGGTGATCGTGGGGACGGTGTTGACGTGGCATGCGATTGATAAGGGCGAGAAGTTCCATGGCTTCCTGATCTGGTGGGCCATTACGGCGTTCGGTGCGGCGAGTTACGCGCGCGAGAAGGTGCCGTGGGTTGGGATTCACGCGGCGATTCCGCTGATCATCCTGATGGGCAGTTACGCGCAGAAGATCTGGGCGGACAAGAAGTGGCGGCGGTTCGCTCCGGCGTTGCTGGCATTGGTGGCAATCGCGTTTGCGTGGAATGCGAAGGCGGCGATTAATCTGAGCTTCCGGAATAACTGGGACGTGCGCGAGAAGATGGTCTATGGTCACACGACGGACGATCTGAAGCATCACTGCGAACTTGTGACGCGTTACCAGGAGGTTGCGAGCGTCCGAACGACGCGGATCGGAAACGGTCCGGAGTGGATTTCGAGTTACAACGAGAAGATCAAAGAGAAGGACGTCAAGGTTCTGGTTAAGGGCGCGACGATCTGGCCGGTTCGGTGGTATCTGCGGGATGTGGATTGGACCGAATGGGTGGATGTGAATAAAGCGATCGAAGAGAAGTGGCCGTTCATCATTCTTGACGTCGACATGCAATCGAAGTATCCCAAGCTTGAGCAGGAATACGACATTTATCGTGGCCGCTCGCGGATGTTCTGGACGCCGAAAACGCTGGATTGGGATCGTTTAGACGACATCTGGAAGTTGTGGATTCCTGGGCACTACCTGGATCAATCTCCCCAGGCCGGACCGGCGTACGATGCAAAACAGGAATGGAAAAAGCTATTCGGTTACTTGCTGCACCGGCGCACGTTCGAGCGTGCCAATTCGCCGTGGCCCGATATCTCGTCGGTCGATTATGTCTTCTGCGTTCGTAAGGATATCGGAGCCTTCTGA
- a CDS encoding 6-phosphofructokinase, protein MTKHVGILTSGGDCPGLNAAIRGIGKAGHEKFGMQFTGFREGFRGLVHDRTMALDIRLLSGILTDGGTILGTSRDKPHRMNVGGRVQDMTGAIIDTYNKHHLDCLVCLGGGGTQKNAFRLHKAGLNVVTLPKTIDNDVGGTDITFGFDTALGIATEAIDRLHSTATSHHRIIVVEIMGHRAGWLALGAGIAGGADVILIPEIPYDVKKVAAAIRGRTRRGKRFSIVAVAEGAVSVKDSQKIAKLVRERDEAGDKEAQKAASEKLQKFHEQHVHHTMKLTKKLEELTGQESRLTILGHLQRGGTPSAADRILATQLGTACAEAIHRGEYGNMVALRNNETALIPLEEVAGNKKLVPPDHRWVQSAKLVGTTFGD, encoded by the coding sequence ATGACGAAACACGTTGGAATCCTGACCAGTGGGGGCGATTGTCCCGGGCTGAACGCTGCCATTCGAGGCATCGGCAAGGCCGGCCACGAGAAGTTCGGCATGCAGTTCACAGGATTCCGAGAGGGGTTTCGGGGGCTGGTTCATGACCGGACGATGGCGTTGGATATTCGTTTGCTGTCGGGAATTCTGACGGATGGCGGAACGATTCTGGGGACTTCGCGAGACAAGCCTCATCGAATGAATGTCGGCGGCCGGGTACAAGATATGACCGGCGCGATCATCGATACCTACAATAAGCACCACCTGGATTGCCTGGTATGTCTTGGCGGGGGAGGGACGCAAAAGAACGCGTTCCGCCTGCACAAGGCGGGTCTGAACGTGGTGACATTGCCCAAGACGATCGATAATGACGTGGGCGGAACGGACATTACGTTCGGGTTCGACACGGCGCTGGGGATCGCGACGGAGGCGATCGATCGGCTGCATTCCACGGCAACGAGCCACCACCGCATCATCGTGGTGGAGATCATGGGGCACCGCGCGGGGTGGTTGGCGCTGGGCGCCGGGATCGCCGGGGGAGCGGACGTGATCCTGATTCCGGAAATCCCGTACGACGTGAAGAAGGTGGCGGCGGCAATCCGCGGACGTACCCGCAGGGGCAAGCGATTCAGCATCGTGGCCGTGGCGGAGGGCGCTGTTTCAGTGAAGGACTCGCAGAAGATCGCGAAACTCGTCCGTGAGCGCGATGAGGCCGGGGACAAGGAGGCGCAGAAGGCTGCCTCGGAGAAGCTACAGAAGTTTCACGAACAGCACGTTCATCACACGATGAAGCTGACGAAGAAGCTGGAGGAGCTGACGGGGCAGGAGTCGCGGCTGACGATTCTGGGACATCTGCAGCGTGGGGGAACACCTTCGGCGGCGGACCGGATCCTGGCGACGCAGCTGGGTACGGCATGCGCCGAAGCGATCCACCGCGGGGAGTATGGAAACATGGTGGCGCTGCGGAACAACGAGACGGCGCTGATTCCTCTCGAAGAGGTGGCGGGGAACAAGAAACTGGTCCCTCCGGACCATCGCTGGGTGCAGTCGGCAAAGCTGGTGGGAACGACGTTCGGCGACTGA
- a CDS encoding chloride channel protein, translating into MTKRFPILAIRSWSDLKVFLRHWTQTSEGGYLLMLSVVVGLLMGVVSTIFRWVLLQSHEFFFGDDASLFRFKDFGAHRGEVLLQAALPAIGGLVVGLLIYKLLHLRGGHGVPSVMKAVATGQINLQPSMAIKSATSPLTIASGGSAGPEGPIIEIGSVVGSLVGTRGHVRKEQVGTLIGCGSAAGLAAVFNAPIGGVIFSLELIMRDFNVRKFAPVVVAAVVASVVSSALMPNDPAFEQLSRNSLETIQPSLLLVLQFAVLGVICGIVGALLTTALYWMHDVFSAIKVPLWAKPAIGGLLVGIIGLQAPGVLGEGYETVNKLVLASSSRPEIVRTVVLSLILICGLKIVATSLTLGSGGTGGSFAPAMIAGAFLGGAFGLVVDKMMPTWSPDFRVFAMVGMAGVVSSAIGTPLAAMLILYEVAGAHYQLVLPLMITVAISSLVTSSLRKGSVYTLSLLRDGFDVEETSVRRDPLLRIPIGDIMKKEFVNLRQENTLDHILDLLGSTDDDAFVVTNSKGVLQGIVSTTDLRTVLNLGELGEAVLIAQDVADPNPPYLLPDSPASQAIEIFGSSDSEGIAIVNNLEERRVVGVVYRGQVLKAYRKVIRE; encoded by the coding sequence ATGACCAAGCGTTTTCCTATTCTTGCCATCAGATCGTGGTCCGATCTGAAGGTTTTCCTTCGTCATTGGACCCAGACGTCGGAGGGCGGCTATCTGCTGATGCTGTCGGTGGTGGTCGGTCTTCTGATGGGTGTGGTATCGACGATTTTCCGTTGGGTGCTGCTGCAAAGCCACGAGTTCTTCTTCGGGGACGATGCCTCGCTGTTCCGTTTCAAGGATTTCGGGGCGCATCGCGGGGAGGTACTGCTCCAGGCGGCACTGCCGGCAATTGGCGGCCTGGTTGTGGGGCTGCTGATTTACAAGCTCCTGCATCTACGCGGCGGGCACGGCGTGCCGAGCGTGATGAAGGCGGTGGCGACGGGTCAGATCAACCTGCAGCCATCGATGGCGATCAAGTCGGCAACGTCGCCGCTGACGATCGCTTCAGGGGGTTCGGCCGGGCCTGAGGGTCCGATCATCGAGATCGGATCGGTGGTGGGGTCGCTGGTCGGAACACGGGGCCATGTGCGCAAAGAGCAGGTTGGGACGTTGATCGGATGCGGGTCGGCGGCGGGGCTGGCGGCCGTGTTCAATGCGCCGATCGGGGGGGTGATCTTCTCCCTCGAGCTGATCATGCGGGACTTCAACGTGCGGAAGTTCGCCCCGGTGGTCGTGGCGGCTGTTGTGGCGTCGGTCGTTTCGAGCGCGCTGATGCCGAATGATCCGGCGTTCGAGCAACTGAGCCGGAACAGCCTGGAGACGATTCAGCCAAGCCTGCTGCTGGTGCTGCAGTTCGCCGTTCTGGGCGTGATCTGTGGAATCGTGGGGGCGCTGCTGACGACGGCGCTGTATTGGATGCACGACGTGTTCTCGGCGATTAAGGTCCCACTGTGGGCGAAGCCGGCCATCGGTGGATTGCTGGTCGGCATCATCGGCCTGCAGGCGCCGGGAGTGTTGGGTGAGGGCTACGAAACGGTAAACAAGCTGGTGCTGGCGTCGAGTTCGCGCCCGGAGATCGTCCGGACAGTGGTCCTGTCGCTGATTCTGATCTGTGGGCTGAAGATCGTGGCGACGAGCCTGACGCTGGGTAGCGGCGGTACGGGCGGTTCGTTTGCTCCGGCGATGATCGCGGGCGCGTTCCTGGGCGGGGCGTTCGGTCTTGTGGTGGACAAGATGATGCCGACGTGGTCGCCGGACTTCCGCGTGTTCGCGATGGTGGGCATGGCGGGAGTTGTGAGCAGCGCGATCGGGACACCCCTGGCAGCGATGCTGATTCTGTACGAGGTGGCCGGCGCGCACTATCAACTGGTGCTGCCGCTGATGATCACGGTGGCGATCAGCTCGCTGGTGACGTCGAGCCTGCGAAAGGGCTCGGTGTACACGCTGTCATTGCTGCGCGATGGGTTCGACGTGGAGGAAACGAGCGTCCGACGCGATCCGTTGCTGCGAATTCCCATCGGCGATATCATGAAGAAGGAGTTCGTGAATCTGCGCCAGGAGAATACGCTGGATCACATCCTGGATCTGCTGGGGTCGACGGATGACGATGCGTTCGTGGTGACGAACTCGAAGGGCGTTCTGCAAGGCATCGTCTCGACCACGGACCTCCGTACAGTGCTGAATCTCGGCGAGTTAGGCGAAGCGGTGCTGATCGCTCAGGATGTGGCAGATCCGAATCCGCCGTACCTGCTGCCGGATTCACCGGCGAGCCAGGCGATTGAGATTTTCGGTTCGAGCGACAGCGAAGGCATCGCGATCGTGAACAACCTGGAGGAACGCCGGGTGGTGGGCGTGGTCTATCGCGGCCAGGTGTTGAAGGCTTATCGGAAGGTCATACGGGAATAA
- a CDS encoding GAF domain-containing protein: MASENEYPPFDPSAVEATPAERKSPARGSMRRRMMAIVLALTTIPMLLALTLSWFAASGAVRYTVRNQSTAMAERMAGALDREVNARVDALRVAASDPELAENLVDFAEGEGQEALPGTVYELGRGLSAEESPLDTARFFLLASGGRIIGELAGNRIISATEIPPGLAGAPLLSAMASTSPDSLFAGEVLGSTQGDVRLLVGQELTPPRETLVEENGEEGEPATHFYLVASFPLAPVLEEIEDVNPSLGQRLIVLSETRGVVYSPVREEELEESIGEMRDTFFGGMMDGFETPAVGTRRLGVAFSQLRSFQKLAPDPLPQVKWAVLQIVDLDEVASPVNQALWMMVLMALVMTVLAIVLAYWLSDRLVRPLMRVTQGVQRFAMGELDYRLDVRSGDEIEVLADAANDMAASLLRSYQDLGRRLLELDEKARQLELIHSISQSVNQALELDELFLRVTKEILEQIPCDRLSLSLIQEDTGALALAYVYPEMREDLPLGTEVPWERSVIAKAITDRLVTVRRLRMEKPYFEDNTLIPLGMKSLCVVPLMGGAGPIGSLNLASSDEGRFTKGEVRMLERIGENLAIAIEHSRLYTRVSRFATELEETVEERTQELKKAQAKLLQTEKFAAAGSMAANIAHEVNNPLSIIKNYIKILRGQIARVSSELDEGPGVQSTLDVITEEIDRIARIVSQLRQVSTPSRPRYATVDIRQEIRTLIELFYGTLKKHSVSIDFEEDPALVEVRLCSDYFRQIMINLIRNSIDALDSGGKIVIRTRAGLEHEQLFCVEVIDSGMGIPEENLGMIFDPFFTTKTEGKGTGLGLSVSFGLAQTMGGTLEAESKVGVGTTMRLMLPLTPADEQEESESPQAGAGSPEQAIRRRGKKIIIG, from the coding sequence ATGGCTTCTGAAAACGAATATCCGCCTTTCGATCCGTCTGCGGTCGAGGCAACGCCTGCCGAGCGCAAGTCGCCGGCACGGGGAAGCATGCGCCGTCGGATGATGGCGATCGTTCTGGCGCTGACGACGATTCCGATGCTGCTGGCGCTGACTTTGTCGTGGTTCGCGGCATCCGGGGCGGTGCGTTACACGGTTCGCAATCAATCGACGGCGATGGCAGAACGGATGGCCGGTGCGCTGGATCGTGAGGTGAATGCGCGTGTGGATGCGCTGCGCGTTGCGGCGAGCGATCCAGAGTTGGCGGAGAATCTGGTCGATTTTGCGGAGGGGGAAGGCCAGGAGGCGCTGCCGGGGACGGTCTATGAATTGGGCCGCGGGCTGTCCGCCGAGGAGTCTCCGCTGGATACGGCGCGGTTTTTCCTGTTGGCCAGCGGCGGGCGAATTATCGGCGAACTTGCGGGCAATCGCATCATTTCTGCGACAGAGATTCCGCCGGGTCTGGCGGGTGCGCCACTGCTGTCGGCGATGGCCTCGACGTCGCCGGATTCGTTGTTTGCCGGCGAGGTGCTGGGGTCGACACAGGGCGATGTGCGGCTGCTGGTGGGGCAGGAGCTGACTCCGCCGCGGGAGACGCTGGTGGAGGAGAATGGGGAAGAGGGAGAGCCGGCGACACACTTCTACCTGGTCGCGTCGTTCCCATTGGCGCCGGTTCTGGAAGAAATAGAGGACGTGAACCCGAGTCTCGGCCAGCGGCTGATCGTGCTGTCGGAAACGCGTGGCGTCGTGTATTCGCCGGTCCGGGAGGAGGAGCTGGAGGAGTCGATCGGCGAGATGCGGGACACGTTTTTCGGCGGGATGATGGACGGTTTCGAGACACCTGCGGTCGGGACTCGGCGCCTGGGCGTGGCGTTCAGCCAGTTACGATCATTCCAGAAGCTAGCGCCGGATCCGTTGCCGCAGGTGAAGTGGGCCGTTTTGCAGATTGTTGATTTGGATGAAGTTGCGTCGCCGGTCAACCAGGCGCTGTGGATGATGGTTCTGATGGCGCTGGTGATGACGGTGCTGGCGATCGTATTGGCGTACTGGCTGTCGGATAGGTTGGTGAGACCGCTGATGCGGGTCACGCAGGGGGTTCAGCGGTTCGCGATGGGCGAGCTCGACTATCGCCTGGACGTGCGTTCGGGGGACGAGATCGAGGTGCTGGCGGATGCGGCTAACGACATGGCGGCGTCGCTGCTGCGGTCGTACCAGGATCTGGGCCGGCGGCTGTTGGAGTTGGACGAGAAGGCTCGCCAATTGGAGCTGATTCACTCGATCAGCCAGTCGGTGAACCAGGCGTTGGAGCTGGACGAGTTGTTCCTGCGCGTGACGAAGGAAATCCTGGAGCAGATCCCGTGCGATCGGCTGTCGCTGAGCCTGATTCAGGAAGATACCGGGGCGCTGGCACTGGCATATGTTTATCCGGAGATGCGCGAGGATTTGCCGCTGGGAACGGAAGTCCCGTGGGAGCGCAGCGTGATCGCGAAGGCCATCACGGACCGGCTGGTGACGGTGCGGCGCCTGCGAATGGAGAAGCCGTACTTCGAGGATAACACGCTGATTCCATTGGGGATGAAGTCGCTTTGCGTTGTGCCGTTGATGGGCGGGGCGGGGCCGATCGGGTCGCTGAACCTGGCCAGCTCGGACGAGGGGCGTTTCACGAAGGGCGAGGTGCGAATGCTGGAACGCATCGGCGAGAACCTGGCGATCGCGATCGAGCATTCACGGCTCTACACGCGGGTCAGCCGGTTTGCGACGGAGTTGGAGGAGACGGTCGAAGAGCGGACCCAGGAGCTGAAGAAGGCCCAGGCGAAGTTGCTGCAGACGGAGAAGTTTGCGGCGGCGGGCTCGATGGCAGCGAACATCGCGCACGAGGTGAATAACCCGCTCTCGATCATCAAGAATTATATCAAGATCCTGCGGGGACAGATTGCGCGCGTGTCGAGCGAATTGGACGAAGGCCCCGGGGTGCAGTCGACTCTGGATGTGATCACGGAGGAGATCGATCGGATCGCGCGAATTGTCTCGCAACTGCGACAAGTCAGCACACCCAGCCGGCCGCGGTATGCCACGGTGGACATCCGCCAGGAGATTCGGACGTTGATCGAGCTGTTCTACGGGACGCTGAAGAAGCACTCGGTTTCGATCGATTTTGAGGAAGACCCGGCGCTGGTGGAGGTGCGGTTGTGCAGCGACTACTTCCGCCAGATCATGATCAACCTGATACGCAACTCGATCGATGCGCTGGACAGCGGCGGGAAGATCGTTATTCGGACAAGGGCTGGGTTGGAACACGAGCAGTTGTTCTGCGTGGAAGTGATCGATAGCGGGATGGGCATTCCGGAGGAGAATCTGGGCATGATCTTCGATCCGTTCTTTACGACAAAGACCGAGGGGAAGGGGACGGGTCTGGGCTTGTCTGTGTCCTTCGGCCTGGCGCAAACCATGGGAGGTACGCTGGAGGCGGAGAGCAAAGTCGGCGTTGGAACGACGATGAGACTGATGCTTCCCTTGACCCCGGCGGACGAGCAGGAGGAATCGGAGAGCCCGCAGGCGGGAGCCGGTTCGCCCGAGCAAGCCATCCGGAGGCGTGGGAAGAAGATCATTATCGGATGA